In the genome of Lagopus muta isolate bLagMut1 chromosome 21, bLagMut1 primary, whole genome shotgun sequence, one region contains:
- the ALPL gene encoding LOW QUALITY PROTEIN: alkaline phosphatase, tissue-nonspecific isozyme (The sequence of the model RefSeq protein was modified relative to this genomic sequence to represent the inferred CDS: inserted 1 base in 1 codon) yields the protein MDKFPYVAKTYNTNAQVPDSAGTATAYLCGVKANEGTVGVSAGVTRDRCNTTXEVTSILRWAKDEGKAVGIVTTTRVTHATPSAAYAHSANRDWYSDGEMPLDALEGGCKDIARQLVENIPDIEVILGGGRKYMFPKNTSDVEHPQEERHRGTRLDGKDLVQAWHDAKPAGKVAKYVWHRRELLALNLSRVDFLLGLFEPGDMVYELDRNNETDPSLSEMVAVAIRMLQKNPRGFFLLVEGGRIDHGHHEGKAKQALHEAVELDRAVGLAGRLTSQHDTLSVVTADHSHVFTFGGYTPRGNPIFGLAPMQSDVDRKPFTSILYGNGPDYKIVGDERENVSAVDFAHANYQAQAAVPLRQETHGGEDVAVFARGPMAHLLHGVHEQNYIPHAMAYAACIGTNRAHCSSAARPAATASLLPVLLFLLLLLLC from the exons ATGGACAAGTTCCCATATGTCGCCAAG ACCTACAACACCAACGCGCAGGTGCCTGACAGCGCGGGCACAGCCACCGCCTACCTCTGTGGCGTCAAAGCCAACGAGGGGACGGTGGGTGTCAGCGCCGGTGTCACCCGTGACCGCTGCAACACCA AGGAGGTAACCTCCATCCTCCGTTGGGCTAAGGATGAAG GCAAAGCTGTGGGCATTGTCACCACCACGCGGGTGACCCACGCGACGCCCAGCGCTGCCTACGCGCACTCAGCCAACCGTGACTGGTACTCAGATGGAGAGATGCCCCTGGATGCACTGGAGGGGGGCTGCAAAGACATCGCCCGGCAGCTGGTGGAGAACATCCCTGACATAGAG GTGATCCTGGGGGGTGGGCGCAAGTACATGTTCCCCAAGAACACCAGCGACGTGGAGCACCCGCAGGAGGAGCGGCACCGCGGCACCCGCCTGGACGGCAAGGACCTGGTGCAGGCGTGGCACGACGCTAAGCCTGCGGGGAAG GTCGCCAAGTACGTGTGGCACCGGAGGGAGCTGCTGGCGCTGAACCTCAGCCGTGTTGACTTCCTCCTGG GTCTCTTTGAGCCGGGGGATATGGTGTACGAGCTGGACAGGAACAACGAGACCGACCCGTCGCTCAGCGAGATGGTGGCCGTGGCCATAAGGATGCTGCAGAAAAACCCGCGGGGCTTCTTCCTGCTGGTGGAag GCGGCCGCATCGACCACGGGCACCACGAGGGGAAGGCCAAGCAGGCGCTGCACGAGGCGGTGGAGCTGGACCGCGCCGTGGGGCTGGCGGGGCGCCTCACCTCCCAGCACGACACGCTCAGCGTCGTCACCGCCGACCACTCGCACGTCTTCACCTTCGGCGGTTACACCCCGCGAGGGAACCCCATTTTCG GGCTGGCCCCGATGCAGAGCGACGTGGACCGCAAACCCTTCACCTCCATCCTGTACGGCAACGGCCCCGACTATAAGATCGTGGGGGACGAACGCGAGAACGTCTCCGCCGTGGATTTCG CTCACGCCAACTACCAGGCGCAGGCGGCCGTCCCGCTGCGGCAGGAGACGCACGGCGGTGAGGACGTGGCGGTGTTCGCCCGCGGCCCCATGGCGCATCTCCTGCACGGCGTGCACGAACAGAACTACATCCCCCACGCCATGGCCTACGCCGCCTGCATCGGCACCAACCGCGCGCACTGCAgctccgccgcccgccccgccgccaccGCCTCGCTCCTGCCcgtcctcctcttcctcctcctcctcctcctctgctaa